The Aquila chrysaetos chrysaetos chromosome 16, bAquChr1.4, whole genome shotgun sequence genome has a segment encoding these proteins:
- the TALDO1 gene encoding transaldolase gives MSVSPVKRQKMESVLDQLKHHTTVVADTGDFNAIDEYKPLDATTNPSLILAAAQMPAYQELVDDAVAYGKKLGGSEEEQIKNACDKLFVLFGAEILKRIPGRVSTEVDARLSFDKEGMIQRARRLIDLYKEAGIGKDRILIKLSSTWEGIQAGKVLEAEYGIHCNMTLLFSFAQAVACAEAGVTLISPFVGRILDWYVANGDKKTYEPSEDPGVKSVTKIYNYYKKFGYKTIVMGASFRNTGEIKALTGCDYLTISPKLLAELSKEYVKLTPTLSVKEAQACELEKIHLDEKAFRWHHNEDQMAVEKLSDGIRKFAADAIKLERMLKERMFSAENGK, from the exons CAATTGATGAGTACAAGCCCCTGGATGCCACCACAAACCCATCTCTGATACTAGCTGCTGCTCAGATGCCAGCCTACCAGGAACTTGTGGATGATGCTGTTGCCTATGGGAAAAAACTTGGCGG GTCAGAAGAGGAACAGATCAAAAATGCTTGTGACAAACTCTTTGTATTATTTGGAGCTGAAATATTGAAGAGGATACCTGGCCGTGTGTCCACAGAAGTAGATGCAAG GTTGTCCTTTGATAAGGAAGGAATGATTCAAAGGGCCAGGCGCCTCATTGACCTTTATAAGGAAGCAGGAATTGGTAAAGATCGTATTCTCATAAAGCTCTCTTCAACATGGGAAGGAATCCAGGCTGGCAA GGTTCTGGAAGCAGAGTATGGGATTCACTGCAACATGACCTTGCTGTTCTCCTTTGCTCAGGCAGTTGCCTGTGCTGAAGCTGGAGTTACTCTGATTTCCCCATTCGTAGGACGTATCCTGGATTGGTATGTTGCAAATGGAGATAAAAAAACCTATGAGCCTTCAGAGGACCCAG GAGTGAAGAGTGTCACTAAGATCTACAACTACTACAAAAAGTTTGGCTACAAAACTATTGTGATGGGTGCTTCATTTCGAAATACGGGAGAAATAAAAGCGCTTACAGGCTGTGACTATCTCACTATTTCACCCAAGCTTTTGGCAGAGCTCAGCAAAGAGTATGTCAAGTTAACTCCCACACTCAGTGTAAAAGAGG CTCAGGCATGTGAGCTTGAGAAGATCCACCTGGATGAGAAGGCATTCCGCTGGCACCATAACGAAGACCAAATGGCTGTGGAGAAATTATCTGATGGGATCAGAAAATTTGCTGCAGATGCAATTAAGCTGGAGAGGATGTTAAAG GAGCGAATGTTCAGtgctgaaaatggaaagtag